A portion of the Blastochloris tepida genome contains these proteins:
- a CDS encoding 3-hydroxybutyryl-CoA dehydrogenase codes for MTFEIKKVGVIGAGQMGNGIAHVCAAAGYDVVLSDVSEDRVKSGLATITGNMARLVTRGKLTDEARKAALDRIKPSVGLARLADCNLVIESAVEKEDVKRKILVDLCAVLNPSAMIATNTSSISITRLAAVTDRPERFMGIHFMNPVPLMELVELVRGIATGEETFEASKEFVRRLGKTYAVAEDFPAFIVNRILLPMINEAVYTLYEGVGTVEAIDTAMRLGANHPMGPLQLADFIGLDTCLSIMQVLYEGLADSKYRPCPLLVKYVEAGWLGRKTQRGFYDYRGEKPVPTR; via the coding sequence ATGACGTTCGAAATCAAGAAGGTTGGGGTCATCGGCGCCGGCCAGATGGGCAACGGCATCGCCCATGTGTGCGCCGCGGCCGGCTACGACGTCGTTCTCAGCGACGTGTCCGAGGATCGCGTCAAATCGGGCCTCGCCACCATCACCGGCAACATGGCCCGCCTCGTCACCCGCGGCAAGCTGACGGACGAGGCGCGCAAGGCCGCGCTCGACCGCATCAAGCCCTCGGTCGGCCTCGCCCGGCTCGCCGACTGCAATCTGGTGATCGAGAGCGCGGTGGAGAAGGAGGATGTCAAGCGCAAGATCCTGGTCGATCTGTGCGCCGTCCTCAACCCCAGCGCCATGATCGCCACCAACACCTCGTCGATCTCGATCACCCGGCTCGCCGCGGTGACTGACCGGCCCGAGCGGTTCATGGGCATCCACTTCATGAACCCGGTGCCGCTGATGGAGCTGGTGGAGCTGGTGCGCGGCATCGCCACCGGCGAGGAGACCTTCGAGGCCTCCAAGGAGTTCGTGCGGCGGCTCGGCAAGACCTATGCGGTGGCGGAGGATTTCCCGGCCTTCATCGTCAACCGCATCCTGCTGCCGATGATCAACGAGGCGGTCTACACGCTCTATGAGGGCGTCGGCACCGTCGAGGCCATCGACACCGCCATGCGGCTCGGCGCCAACCACCCGATGGGGCCGCTGCAGCTCGCCGATTTCATCGGCCTCGACACCTGCCTGTCGATCATGCAGGTGCTCTATGAGGGGCTGGCCGATTCCAAGTACCGGCCCTGCCCGCTCTTGGTGAAGTACGTCGAGGCCGGCTGGCTCGGCCGCAAGACCCAGCGCGGCTTCTACGACTATCGCGGCGAGAAGCCGGTGCCGACCCGCTAG
- a CDS encoding host attachment protein, translating into MGDAVRIPHDAWVLVGDGRKALVFQNEGSPDKPRLVVQEVFEAPANPPAGAQGSERPGRVISSAEGGTRRSAVEATDWHEIAEARFARDVASALAEAARAGRFDRLAVVAPPKTLAELRDAFDDPVRKKIIGELDKTLTNHPVPEIERLLAG; encoded by the coding sequence ATGGGCGACGCCGTGCGGATTCCCCACGACGCCTGGGTGCTGGTCGGCGACGGCCGCAAGGCGCTGGTGTTCCAGAACGAGGGCTCGCCGGACAAGCCCAGGCTCGTTGTCCAAGAGGTGTTCGAGGCCCCGGCCAATCCCCCGGCTGGCGCGCAGGGCAGCGAGCGGCCGGGCCGGGTCATCAGTTCCGCCGAGGGCGGCACCCGGCGCAGCGCCGTGGAGGCCACCGACTGGCACGAGATCGCCGAGGCCCGCTTCGCCCGCGACGTCGCCTCGGCCCTGGCCGAGGCCGCCCGCGCCGGCCGGTTCGACAGGCTGGCGGTGGTGGCGCCGCCCAAGACGCTGGCCGAGCTTCGCGACGCGTTCGACGATCCGGTCCGGAAGAAGATCATCGGCGAGCTCGACAAGACACTCACCAACCACCCGGTGCCCGAGATCGAGCGGCTGCTCGCGGGCTGA
- a CDS encoding electron transfer flavoprotein subunit alpha/FixB family protein encodes MTTLLIADYAAGHLSDATAKALTAARGLGAPVHVLVAGEGVRAIAEAAAALDGVEKVLLADDARYAHVLAEPVAALVVSLAGGYGAVVAAATTAGKNLMPRVAALLDVMQVSEITKVVSPDTFERPIYAGNAIQTVQSTDTVKVLTVRTASFAATPAGGAAAPVEAVAPAADPGLASFVGEELSVSDRPELTSAKVVVSGGRAMQSRENFTKYIEPLADRLGAAVGASRAAVDAGFAPNDWQVGQTGKVVAPDLYIAVGISGAIQHLAGMKDSKVIVAINKDEEAPIFQVADYGLVADLYQALPALQDELAKIGK; translated from the coding sequence ATGACGACGCTGCTGATCGCCGATTACGCCGCGGGCCATCTCTCCGACGCCACCGCCAAGGCGCTCACCGCCGCCCGCGGGCTCGGCGCCCCGGTCCATGTGCTGGTGGCGGGCGAGGGCGTGCGCGCCATCGCCGAGGCCGCAGCCGCCCTCGACGGCGTGGAGAAGGTGCTGCTCGCCGACGACGCCCGCTACGCCCATGTGCTGGCCGAGCCGGTCGCCGCCCTCGTGGTGTCGCTCGCCGGCGGCTATGGCGCGGTGGTCGCGGCTGCCACCACCGCCGGCAAGAATCTGATGCCGCGCGTTGCCGCCCTGCTCGACGTCATGCAGGTGTCCGAGATCACCAAGGTGGTTTCGCCCGACACGTTCGAGCGGCCGATCTATGCCGGCAACGCCATCCAGACCGTGCAGTCGACCGACACGGTGAAGGTGCTCACCGTGCGCACCGCGAGCTTCGCCGCCACCCCGGCGGGCGGCGCGGCGGCGCCGGTCGAGGCGGTCGCGCCTGCGGCCGACCCCGGCCTCGCAAGCTTCGTCGGCGAGGAGCTGTCGGTCTCCGACCGGCCGGAGCTGACCTCGGCCAAGGTGGTGGTGTCGGGCGGCCGGGCGATGCAATCGCGCGAGAACTTCACCAAATACATCGAGCCGCTGGCCGACCGGCTGGGGGCGGCGGTGGGCGCCTCGCGCGCCGCGGTCGATGCCGGCTTCGCCCCCAACGACTGGCAGGTCGGCCAGACCGGCAAGGTGGTGGCGCCGGACCTCTACATCGCCGTCGGCATTTCGGGCGCCATCCAGCATCTGGCCGGCATGAAGGACTCCAAGGTGATCGTGGCGATCAACAAGGACGAGGAGGCGCCGATCTTCCAGGTCGCCGACTACGGCCTGGTGGCGGATCTCTATCAGGCGCTGCCGGCGCTGCAGGACGAACTGGCCAAGATCGGCAAGTGA
- a CDS encoding rhomboid family intramembrane serine protease, producing MFVPIYDHNPLRHLAVPWVTRALILVNVAVYALLQEPRLVGEPASEAMLASFGVIPAVMTDLAYLPPELVRLPTEATLVTYMFLHAGWLHLVTNMLFLWVFGDNVEDAMGHARFLVFYLVCGVVAGLAHVASAPGSEIPLVGASGAVAGCVSAYLILHPRVKVWVLVLMRIPIRIPAAIALGAWIVLQGVNGVLANDDGTAWWAHIGGLIAGAVLVVPLRRPGVPLFDRGLDAGTP from the coding sequence ATGTTCGTCCCGATCTACGACCACAACCCGCTGCGCCATCTCGCGGTGCCGTGGGTGACGCGCGCCCTGATTCTGGTCAATGTCGCGGTCTACGCCCTGCTCCAGGAGCCGCGGCTGGTCGGCGAGCCGGCGTCCGAGGCGATGCTGGCCTCGTTCGGCGTCATTCCGGCGGTGATGACCGACCTCGCCTATCTGCCGCCGGAACTGGTGCGCCTGCCCACCGAGGCGACGCTCGTCACCTACATGTTCCTGCACGCCGGCTGGCTGCACCTCGTCACCAACATGCTGTTCCTGTGGGTGTTCGGCGACAATGTCGAGGACGCCATGGGCCACGCCCGCTTCCTCGTCTTCTATCTGGTGTGCGGGGTGGTGGCGGGCCTCGCCCATGTCGCCTCGGCCCCGGGCTCGGAGATTCCGCTGGTCGGCGCCTCGGGGGCGGTGGCCGGATGCGTGTCGGCCTATCTCATCCTGCATCCGCGGGTGAAGGTGTGGGTGCTGGTGCTGATGCGCATCCCGATCCGGATTCCGGCCGCCATCGCGCTCGGCGCCTGGATCGTGCTGCAGGGGGTCAATGGCGTGCTGGCCAATGACGACGGCACGGCGTGGTGGGCGCACATCGGCGGCCTGATCGCCGGCGCCGTGCTGGTGGTGCCGCTGCGCCGCCCCGGCGTGCCGCTGTTCGACCGCGGCCTGGACGCCGGGACGCCCTGA
- a CDS encoding electron transfer flavoprotein subunit beta/FixA family protein, producing MKVLVPVKRVVDYNVKIRVKADGSGVDLANVKMSMNPFDEIAVEEAIRLKEKGTATEIVAVSVGPAQASETLRTALAMGADRGILVKTDAVVEPLAVAKILAKLVEAEAPGLVIMGKQAIDDDCNQTGQMLAALLGWPQGTFASKVVAADGSLDVTREVDGGLATVRLKLPAVVTTDLRLNEPRYASLPNIMKAKKKPIDEKTPDALGIDVSPRLKVLKTAEPPARKSGSKVGSVEELVAKLKNEAGVL from the coding sequence ATGAAGGTTCTGGTGCCCGTGAAGCGGGTGGTCGATTACAACGTCAAGATCCGCGTCAAGGCGGACGGTTCGGGCGTTGATCTCGCCAATGTCAAGATGTCGATGAACCCGTTCGACGAGATCGCCGTCGAGGAGGCTATCCGACTGAAGGAGAAGGGCACGGCGACCGAGATCGTGGCGGTGTCGGTCGGCCCGGCGCAGGCCTCCGAGACGCTGCGCACCGCGCTCGCCATGGGCGCCGACCGCGGCATCCTGGTGAAGACCGATGCGGTGGTCGAGCCGCTGGCGGTCGCCAAGATCCTCGCCAAGCTGGTCGAGGCCGAGGCCCCGGGCCTCGTGATCATGGGCAAGCAGGCGATCGACGACGACTGCAACCAGACCGGCCAGATGCTGGCCGCCCTGCTCGGCTGGCCGCAGGGCACCTTCGCCTCCAAAGTGGTGGCGGCCGACGGCTCGCTCGACGTCACCCGCGAAGTCGATGGCGGCCTCGCCACCGTGCGGCTGAAGCTGCCGGCGGTGGTGACCACCGACCTGCGGCTCAACGAGCCGCGCTATGCCAGCCTGCCCAACATCATGAAGGCCAAGAAGAAGCCGATCGACGAGAAGACGCCCGACGCGCTCGGCATCGACGTCTCGCCGCGCCTGAAGGTGCTCAAGACCGCCGAACCGCCCGCCCGCAAGTCCGGCTCCAAGGTCGGCTCGGTCGAGGAGCTGGTCGCCAAGCTCAAGAACGAAGCGGGGGTGCTGTGA